In the genome of Neofelis nebulosa isolate mNeoNeb1 chromosome 8, mNeoNeb1.pri, whole genome shotgun sequence, one region contains:
- the TNFRSF1A gene encoding tumor necrosis factor receptor superfamily member 1A: MGLPTVPGLLQPLVLLALLVEIYPLRVTGLVPHLRDREKRAIPCPQGKYIHPQDNSICCTKCHKGTYLYNDCAGPGLDTDCRECENGTFTASENYLRQCLSCSKCRKEMYQVEISPCTVYRDTVCGCRKNQYRYYWSETHFQCLNCSLCLNGTVQISCKETQNTVCTCHAGFFLRGNECVSCVNCKKNTECTKLCVPIVETVKDPQDPGTTVLLPLVIFFGICVLSFSIGLMCRYQRRKSKLFSIVCGKSTPTKEGEPQPLATGPGFSPIPSPTFTPSPTFTPSPTFTPSPTFTHSDWANLRAASVSREMAPPYQGAGPILSAAPASSPISTPVQKWEDSTHTQRPEADPADPATLYAVVDGVPPSRWKEFVRRLGLSEHEIERLELQNGRCLREAHYSMLAAWRRRTPRREATLELLGRVLREMDLLGCLEDIEEALCAPASLSPAPRLLR, from the exons ATGGGCCTCCCCACCGTGCCTGGCCTGCTGCAGCCACTG GTGCTTCTGGCTCTGTTGGTGGAAATATACCCATTAAGGGTTACTGGACTGGTCCCTCACCTCAGGGACCGGGAGAAGAGAGCTATTCCGTGTCCCCAAGGAAAATATATTCACCCTCAAGATAATTCCATTTGCTGTACGAAGTGCCACAAAG GGACCTACCTGTACAATGACTGTGCGGGCCCAGGGCTGGACACGGACTGCAGAGAATGTGAAAACGGCACATTTACTGCTTCAGAGAACTACCTCAGACAGTGCCTTAGCTGCTCCAAATGCCGAAAAG AAATGTACCAGGTGGAGATATCTCCTTGCACAGTGTACCGGGACACCGTGTGTGGCTGCAGGAAGAACCAGTACCGGTATTACTGGAGTGAAACCCATTTCCAGTGCCTAAACTGCAGCCTCTGCCTCAACGGCACGGTGCAGATCTCCT gcaaggagacacagaatactgTATGCACCTGCCATGCGGGGTTCTTTCTAAGAGGGAATGAATGCGTCTCTTGTGTTAA CTGTAAGAAAAACACAGAGTGTACGAAGTTGTGCGTACCCATCGTGGAAACTGTTAAGGACCCTCAGGACCCAG GCACCACAGTGCTGCTGCCTCTTGTGATCTTCTTCGGCATTTGCGTTTTATCCTTCTCCATTGGTTTAATGTGCCGCTACCAACGGCGGAAGTCCAAGCTCTTCTCCATTG tttgTGGGAAATCAACACCTACAAAAGAG GGAGAGCCTCAGCCCCTGGCCACAGGTCCAGGCTTCAGTCCCATCCCCAGCCCCAccttcacccccagccccaccttcacccccagccccaccttcaCTCCCAGCCCCACCTTCACTCATAGTGACTGGGCTAATTTGAGGGCTGCATCCGTCTCCAGAGAGATGGCTCCACCCTACCAGGGGGCTGGCCCCATCCTCTCCGCggctccagcctccagccccatCTCCACCCCAGTTCAGAAGTGGGAGGACAGCACCCACACTCAACGCCCAGAAG CGGATCCCGCTGACCCGGCGACGCTGTACGCGGTGGTGGACGGCGTGCCCCCGTCGCGCTGGAAGGAGTTCGTGCGGCGGCTGGGGCTGAGCGAGCACGAGATCGAGCGGCTGGAGCTGCAGAACGGGCGCTGCCTGCGCGAGGCGCACTACAGCATGCTGGCGGCCTGGCGGCGACGCACGCCACGACGCGAAGCCACGCTGGAGCTGCTGGGCCGCGTGCTCCGCGAAATGGACCTGCTTGGCTGCCTGGAGGACATCGAGGAGGCGCTGTGCGCCCCCGCCTCCCTGTCGCCCGCGCCCCGCCTCCTCCGGTGA